Proteins co-encoded in one Bacteroidota bacterium genomic window:
- a CDS encoding glycosyltransferase — protein MIKTDYQHSKIYVALPAMDEFLYLPQFIECIKAQTFRNFELIVCVNQPESWWFDQDHLTVCENNQKSIQLLQKQHNIKTIIIDKSSKRNGWDEKKSGVGWARKIIMDHIAAIANDNDIILSLDADTTFQSGYFQSIIDNFKAHQKDVAIAVPYYHSLTENENQNRHILRYEIYMRYYALNLWRINNPYNFSALGSAIAVPVWVYKRVGGLSPHRSGEDFYFLLKLKKFGQLGLWNREKVYPAARYSARVLFGTGPAMIKGATGDWSSYPIYDFKLFNEVANTYTSFIKLFNEDINFPMKDFLAELFKDANWFEPLRKNSASVDQFVKACSHKVDALRILQYLKFNQKEYSIRGEEILNKYISEFHNSEDWLVLSTTLTANWSFEHSPVSVLDELRNFLVKMEEKYQTNG, from the coding sequence ATGATAAAAACCGATTACCAACATTCAAAAATTTATGTGGCTCTTCCGGCAATGGATGAGTTTTTGTATTTGCCTCAGTTTATTGAATGTATTAAAGCACAAACATTTCGGAATTTCGAACTTATTGTATGCGTAAATCAGCCTGAGTCCTGGTGGTTTGATCAAGACCATTTAACTGTGTGTGAGAATAATCAAAAAAGCATTCAATTGCTTCAGAAACAACATAATATCAAAACCATAATAATCGACAAATCTTCTAAAAGAAATGGATGGGATGAGAAAAAATCAGGGGTAGGATGGGCCAGAAAAATCATCATGGATCACATTGCCGCCATCGCGAACGATAATGATATCATTCTGAGTTTGGATGCCGACACCACTTTTCAAAGTGGATATTTTCAGTCGATAATTGATAATTTTAAGGCTCATCAAAAGGATGTAGCCATTGCTGTACCTTATTACCACTCATTAACAGAAAATGAGAACCAAAATCGACATATTTTAAGATATGAGATTTATATGCGCTATTATGCATTGAATTTGTGGAGGATAAATAACCCCTATAATTTTAGTGCATTGGGTTCGGCCATTGCAGTTCCGGTTTGGGTTTACAAAAGGGTAGGAGGGTTGAGTCCCCATAGGAGTGGTGAAGATTTTTATTTTTTACTGAAACTGAAAAAATTCGGACAGTTGGGTTTGTGGAACAGAGAAAAAGTGTATCCTGCAGCACGCTATTCGGCGAGGGTACTCTTTGGGACAGGACCGGCAATGATTAAAGGAGCTACGGGAGATTGGAGTAGTTATCCGATATATGATTTTAAGTTATTCAATGAAGTTGCGAATACCTATACTTCGTTTATTAAGTTGTTTAATGAGGATATAAATTTCCCAATGAAAGACTTTTTAGCCGAATTATTTAAAGACGCAAATTGGTTTGAGCCTTTAAGAAAGAATAGTGCAAGCGTTGATCAGTTTGTTAAAGCCTGCAGTCATAAAGTTGATGCATTGAGGATACTTCAATATTTAAAATTCAATCAAAAAGAATATAGTATAAGAGGTGAAGAAATATTGAATAAATATATATCTGAATTCCATAATTCAGAAGATTGGCTGGTGTTATCGACAACTTTAACTGCTAATTGGTCATTCGAGCATAGCCCTGTTTCGGTGCTTGACGAATTAAGGAATTTTCTTGTAAAAATGGAAGAAAAATATCAAACAAATGGATAA
- a CDS encoding 2-oxoisovalerate dehydrogenase — MIQKSKYKLSKSDKKLTIKNTDQATLEKWYTLMVLGRKLDEKAPNYLKQALGWSYHAPYAGHDGIQLAIGQVFDKEKDHLFPYYRDMLTGISAGLTAEEIILNGISKDADVAGGGRHMSNHFAKPEWNIHNVSSATGNHTLHAVGVARAIKYYNSDGVAISSQGESSTSEGYVYEAINGASNEKLPVIFVFQDNGFGISVPKAEQTANPRAADNFLSFKNLEVIYCNGKDPFNSMNAMLKAKRIVKEKGIPVIVHANCVRIGSHSNSDRHDLYRDQYELLAVKGQDPLKRFRARLIYSKIFTESELNEIDANVKKIVSAAHKVGMSSPDPSPESIYDFVMPEPFVTTKYPDGLTHGKGETKRLIEALNETLKAEFRHNPDTFIWGQDMANKDKGGIFNVSKGLQQEFGPKRVFNAPIAEDYIVGTANGMSRFDKKIRIVVEGAEFADYFWPAMEQFVEMSHEYWRTKGQFSPNVTIRLASGGYIGGGLYHSQNIEGALSTFPGIRIVYPSFADDAAGLLRTSLRSEGPTMFMEPKALYNDPLAEAPVPDDFEVPFGKARIRTVGSDLSIITYGNTTHMCIQVAEKIAKELNKTVEVIDIRSLIPLDKETIKNSIQKTNRALVVHEDKVFSGFGAELSAIIASECFESLDAPVTRVGSTFTPVGFNRILERAILPNTEKIYKAAKKLLEY; from the coding sequence ATGATACAAAAAAGTAAATATAAATTATCCAAATCGGATAAAAAACTCACCATTAAAAATACCGATCAAGCGACCTTAGAAAAATGGTATACCCTGATGGTATTAGGTCGGAAACTTGACGAAAAAGCACCTAATTATTTGAAACAAGCCCTTGGATGGTCATATCATGCTCCCTATGCTGGTCATGATGGAATTCAATTGGCAATCGGGCAGGTTTTTGATAAAGAAAAGGATCACCTGTTCCCCTATTATAGAGATATGCTAACAGGCATCTCAGCCGGATTGACGGCAGAGGAAATTATTTTAAATGGGATTTCAAAAGATGCAGATGTTGCAGGTGGTGGCCGGCATATGTCGAATCATTTTGCCAAACCAGAATGGAATATTCATAATGTTTCGTCGGCAACCGGAAACCATACTTTACATGCAGTTGGAGTAGCCCGAGCGATTAAATATTACAACTCCGATGGTGTTGCAATAAGTTCACAAGGAGAATCATCTACCTCCGAAGGTTATGTTTATGAAGCTATAAATGGAGCAAGTAATGAAAAATTACCAGTGATTTTCGTGTTTCAGGATAATGGATTTGGTATTTCGGTCCCGAAAGCAGAGCAAACCGCCAACCCAAGGGCCGCTGATAATTTCCTCTCATTTAAAAATCTGGAAGTTATATATTGTAACGGAAAGGATCCTTTCAATTCGATGAATGCAATGTTAAAAGCAAAACGAATTGTAAAAGAAAAGGGAATTCCCGTAATAGTTCATGCAAATTGTGTTCGTATCGGATCTCACTCAAATTCAGATAGGCATGATTTATACCGCGATCAATATGAATTACTTGCAGTTAAAGGCCAGGATCCTTTAAAAAGGTTTAGGGCCAGATTAATCTATTCGAAGATATTTACTGAAAGCGAGCTCAATGAAATTGATGCAAACGTTAAAAAAATAGTTTCGGCGGCACATAAAGTTGGGATGAGTTCACCTGATCCAAGCCCTGAGTCAATTTATGATTTTGTAATGCCCGAACCCTTTGTAACAACTAAATATCCTGATGGTTTAACTCATGGAAAAGGTGAGACTAAAAGATTGATAGAAGCATTAAACGAAACTTTAAAAGCCGAATTCAGACATAACCCGGATACTTTTATCTGGGGGCAGGATATGGCGAATAAGGATAAGGGTGGTATTTTTAATGTTAGCAAGGGGTTGCAACAAGAATTTGGGCCCAAGCGAGTTTTTAATGCACCCATAGCCGAAGATTATATTGTAGGTACGGCCAACGGAATGAGCCGTTTTGATAAAAAAATACGAATTGTGGTTGAAGGTGCAGAATTTGCTGACTATTTTTGGCCTGCGATGGAACAATTTGTTGAAATGTCTCATGAGTATTGGAGAACGAAGGGTCAGTTTTCACCTAATGTTACAATCAGGCTAGCTTCCGGTGGATATATTGGAGGAGGACTTTATCATTCCCAGAATATTGAAGGTGCATTGAGCACATTTCCCGGTATTCGTATCGTATATCCGTCTTTTGCTGATGATGCCGCAGGATTGTTGCGAACAAGTCTCCGCTCGGAGGGGCCAACAATGTTTATGGAGCCAAAAGCTTTGTATAACGATCCTTTGGCTGAAGCTCCGGTTCCGGATGATTTTGAAGTCCCTTTTGGAAAAGCCAGAATTCGAACAGTAGGAAGTGATTTAAGTATCATCACTTATGGGAATACCACGCATATGTGTATTCAGGTGGCTGAGAAAATTGCAAAGGAACTGAATAAAACGGTTGAAGTGATTGACATTCGATCGCTCATTCCTTTGGATAAAGAAACCATCAAGAATTCAATACAAAAAACAAACAGAGCATTGGTTGTACACGAAGATAAAGTCTTTTCAGGTTTTGGTGCCGAATTGTCTGCCATTATTGCAAGTGAGTGTTTCGAATCATTGGATGCACCCGTGACAAGAGTTGGGTCCACTTTTACTCCGGTGGGTTTTAATAGGATTCTTGAAAGGGCGATTTTGCCGAATACGGAAAAAATTTATAAGGCGGCAAAAAAATTGTTGGAATACTAG
- a CDS encoding aromatic amino acid hydroxylase, whose protein sequence is MFETNSILEKLPKHLLDLIIDQPYKEYTAQDHAVWRYVMRQNIHFLKNVAHKSYLSGLEKTGVSIDHIPHMYGMNRILKEIGWAAVAVDGFIPPSAFMEFQAYNVLVIAADIRSIDQIQYTPAPDIIHEAAGHAPIITNPEYAEYLKKFGFYGSKAFSSSKDRNLYEAVRHLSILKADPYSMKDDIVAAKYDISKIESTLSARSELAKIRNLHWWTVEYGLIGSMYFPKIYGAGLLSSIGESYHAMQDNVLKLPYSIDAMNYNFDITSMQPQLFVTPSFDHLTNVLEEFVDTMAIKTGGIDGIRKAIDSENIACCVLDSGVQISGQIVNFIKENNEVAYLKTLGPSSLAYQDQELESHSKAYHSAGYGTPIGTIKGLNSSFNTWNDYQLEEADIKLNHLCNLEWISGIKLKGKLKKILRKEGKIIVLSFEPCTLYYKTEILFQPDWGTFDLAIGKKITSVYNGPADPNAYGYTFEVPKEKTHKIEHSEEAKNLHQLYQKVRNAREGDLNENHQKLKDLFKIIKERYSIEWLLGLELLELAFKSKTETEFIDKIKLFLQITIEHHPEYGKLINDGLNIIEKAD, encoded by the coding sequence ATGTTTGAAACAAATTCAATATTAGAAAAATTACCTAAGCACTTATTGGATTTAATTATAGATCAACCATATAAGGAATACACAGCACAGGATCACGCCGTTTGGAGGTATGTGATGCGCCAAAATATTCATTTCCTGAAAAATGTTGCTCATAAATCATATCTCTCCGGGCTAGAAAAAACAGGCGTAAGTATTGATCATATCCCTCATATGTACGGAATGAACCGAATACTTAAAGAAATTGGTTGGGCTGCAGTGGCTGTTGATGGATTTATACCCCCGTCTGCATTCATGGAATTTCAGGCATACAATGTTTTGGTTATTGCAGCAGATATTCGTTCAATCGACCAAATACAATACACCCCTGCACCCGACATCATTCATGAGGCCGCCGGACATGCTCCGATTATTACGAATCCTGAATATGCTGAATATTTAAAGAAATTTGGGTTTTATGGATCAAAGGCATTTTCTTCCTCCAAGGATCGTAACCTTTATGAAGCGGTACGTCACTTATCAATATTAAAAGCTGATCCCTATTCAATGAAAGACGATATTGTGGCTGCAAAATACGACATTTCAAAAATTGAATCGACCCTGAGTGCCCGATCAGAGTTGGCTAAAATAAGGAACCTCCACTGGTGGACAGTTGAATATGGTTTAATTGGAAGCATGTATTTTCCTAAGATCTATGGTGCAGGACTCCTTTCATCAATCGGAGAAAGTTACCATGCGATGCAGGATAATGTTTTGAAACTACCCTACTCTATCGACGCAATGAACTACAATTTCGACATTACTTCGATGCAACCACAACTTTTTGTAACGCCAAGTTTTGATCACTTAACTAATGTTTTGGAAGAATTTGTTGATACAATGGCAATCAAAACCGGAGGGATTGATGGAATCAGGAAAGCAATTGATTCAGAAAATATTGCATGTTGTGTTTTAGATTCCGGAGTCCAGATTTCCGGGCAAATTGTAAATTTTATTAAAGAAAATAATGAGGTTGCCTATCTAAAAACCCTTGGACCATCAAGTCTTGCATATCAGGATCAAGAACTTGAATCGCATTCTAAAGCATATCATAGTGCTGGCTATGGAACTCCAATTGGTACGATTAAAGGGTTGAATTCAAGCTTCAACACATGGAATGATTATCAGCTTGAAGAAGCTGATATAAAATTAAATCACCTTTGTAATCTGGAATGGATCTCAGGAATTAAGCTAAAGGGAAAGCTTAAGAAAATTTTAAGAAAAGAAGGGAAGATTATTGTTCTGAGTTTTGAACCTTGTACACTCTATTACAAAACCGAAATTCTATTTCAACCGGATTGGGGCACTTTCGATTTAGCGATTGGGAAGAAAATTACCTCCGTTTATAATGGGCCCGCCGATCCAAATGCATATGGATATACTTTTGAAGTTCCAAAAGAAAAAACTCATAAAATTGAGCATTCTGAAGAAGCAAAAAACTTACATCAACTATATCAAAAGGTAAGAAATGCAAGAGAGGGAGACCTAAATGAAAATCATCAAAAATTAAAAGACTTATTCAAAATTATAAAAGAAAGATATTCAATAGAGTGGTTACTTGGGTTAGAGCTTTTGGAATTAGCATTTAAATCAAAGACTGAAACCGAATTTATAGATAAAATAAAACTATTCTTACAAATTACTATAGAACACCACCCTGAGTATGGTAAACTTATAAATGATGGTTTAAATATAATAGAAAAAGCAGACTAA
- a CDS encoding S41 family peptidase — protein MNLIRCKQILKVGFLTTFLLFTVVLAKAQTTIDENLRKLATVMQIIHYAYVDTINESKLVENTIIQTLKELDPHSYYISKEDLDAANEPLIGSFEGIGISFQIFNDTLMVIAPIIGGPSEKVGILAGDKIVEIDGDKSYGDKIDNQFVFDHLKGPKGTKVKVRIFRKGKTELIDFTITRDKIPMNSIDATFMVDDEIGYIKLSRFAQTSHNEFKESIALLKSKGMKKLIFDLRGNGGGVMQPAIEISDEFLKAGRLIVYTEGVNSPIEKYNATSGGSLEEEDLVLMIDEGSASSSEIVAGAIQDWDRGIVLGRRSFGKGLVQRPFQLPDGSAIRLTTARYYTPTGRSIQKPYENGTEKYYTDLYDRLRNGEFVHADSIHFPDSLKYYTPGKRMVYGGGGIMPDVFIPWDSTIYSDYYIDLVREGAFNDFALKYVDENRIQFLAKYRNMETYVRDFNIDKKIFSEFLAFADTKSSKKHNEDDLKTSEQMIKYVLKGLIGRNLFTMDAYFKVMTEIDDGFIKAVEVLKDKKIFAQIRK, from the coding sequence ATGAATTTAATCAGATGCAAACAAATATTAAAGGTCGGGTTTCTAACGACCTTTCTGTTATTCACAGTGGTTTTGGCAAAAGCACAAACTACTATCGACGAGAACCTACGAAAGCTGGCTACTGTCATGCAAATCATACACTACGCTTATGTTGACACTATTAATGAGTCTAAACTGGTTGAAAATACCATTATCCAAACTCTAAAAGAGCTTGATCCACATTCCTATTATATTTCGAAAGAAGATTTGGATGCTGCAAATGAACCCCTTATTGGAAGCTTTGAAGGAATTGGAATATCTTTCCAGATTTTTAATGATACATTGATGGTTATTGCCCCGATTATAGGTGGCCCATCCGAAAAAGTCGGCATTCTGGCCGGCGATAAAATTGTCGAAATTGATGGGGATAAATCTTATGGTGATAAAATTGACAATCAATTCGTATTTGATCATTTAAAAGGACCAAAAGGAACAAAAGTGAAAGTTCGCATTTTTCGTAAAGGAAAGACTGAACTAATTGATTTTACAATTACGCGCGATAAAATACCGATGAATAGCATTGATGCTACCTTTATGGTTGATGATGAAATAGGGTATATTAAATTAAGCCGATTTGCTCAAACCAGTCATAATGAGTTTAAGGAATCGATAGCATTGCTTAAATCAAAAGGAATGAAAAAGCTTATTTTTGATTTAAGAGGAAACGGAGGAGGTGTAATGCAACCTGCGATCGAAATCAGTGATGAATTTCTGAAAGCCGGTCGATTAATTGTTTATACCGAGGGAGTAAACAGCCCAATTGAGAAATATAACGCGACATCGGGTGGTAGCCTTGAGGAGGAAGATCTTGTATTGATGATAGATGAAGGATCTGCTTCTTCCAGTGAAATTGTAGCGGGTGCCATTCAAGATTGGGATCGGGGAATTGTTCTTGGTCGTCGATCATTTGGGAAAGGATTGGTTCAAAGACCATTCCAACTTCCGGACGGTTCGGCTATTAGGCTTACAACTGCCAGATATTATACTCCTACCGGCCGTTCGATCCAAAAGCCTTATGAGAATGGGACTGAAAAGTATTACACTGATCTGTATGATCGATTAAGAAATGGTGAATTTGTTCATGCCGACAGTATTCATTTTCCGGATTCCCTGAAATATTACACCCCCGGAAAACGAATGGTTTACGGTGGTGGTGGAATCATGCCTGATGTATTCATTCCGTGGGATTCAACAATTTATTCCGATTACTATATTGATCTAGTTCGTGAAGGTGCTTTCAATGATTTTGCCTTAAAATATGTTGATGAAAACCGTATTCAATTCTTGGCAAAGTATAGGAATATGGAGACTTATGTAAGAGATTTTAATATTGATAAAAAAATATTTTCAGAATTTTTAGCATTTGCCGATACAAAAAGTTCCAAGAAGCACAACGAGGATGATTTAAAAACTTCAGAACAGATGATTAAATATGTATTGAAGGGTTTAATTGGACGTAATTTATTTACAATGGATGCCTATTTTAAGGTTATGACCGAAATTGATGATGGTTTTATTAAAGCAGTTGAAGTTTTAAAGGACAAAAAAATATTTGCTCAGATAAGGAAGTAG
- a CDS encoding dihydroorotate dehydrogenase-like protein, producing MANLKTTYMGFELRNPIIVGSSGLTNSVENVIEVEKNGAGAVVLKSLFEEQILQEASKAISAGVHTNSYPEAFDYISNYSKESAVGNYLDLIRNCKKAVKIPVIASINCVSSSEWMEFAARIQEAGADGLELNIFILPSDPRQSGEENEQAYLNIVMNIQKVVTIPIAVKLSYYFSGLAKTALTLSWTGISAMVLFNRFFSPDIDINTFEVKPSHVFSTPEELSISLRWVAMLSSRLHCDIAASTGVHNGEAVIKQLLAGAKAVQVCSVLYKNGFGEIKTMLSVMESWMDKHGFKSIADFNGRMSIKETDNPAAYERVQFMKYFSGIE from the coding sequence ATGGCAAACTTGAAAACCACTTATATGGGATTTGAGCTCAGGAATCCAATTATTGTTGGAAGTTCCGGATTAACAAATTCAGTTGAAAATGTAATTGAAGTGGAAAAAAACGGTGCTGGTGCAGTTGTGCTAAAATCATTGTTCGAAGAACAGATTCTACAGGAAGCAAGTAAAGCCATTTCTGCCGGGGTACATACAAATTCTTACCCTGAAGCCTTTGATTATATTAGTAACTACTCAAAAGAGTCAGCAGTTGGTAATTATTTAGATTTGATCCGCAATTGTAAAAAAGCAGTAAAAATTCCTGTTATTGCCAGTATTAACTGTGTAAGTTCATCAGAATGGATGGAATTTGCTGCAAGAATTCAGGAGGCAGGAGCAGATGGACTTGAATTAAATATTTTTATTTTGCCATCCGACCCTCGTCAAAGTGGGGAAGAAAATGAACAAGCTTATTTGAACATTGTGATGAACATTCAAAAAGTTGTAACAATTCCGATAGCTGTAAAATTAAGTTATTATTTTTCCGGCCTGGCTAAAACCGCGCTTACTTTATCATGGACCGGGATCTCGGCAATGGTGTTATTCAATCGATTCTTTTCACCTGATATTGACATAAATACTTTTGAAGTTAAGCCATCCCACGTATTTAGTACTCCAGAAGAACTATCTATTTCCTTACGATGGGTAGCCATGCTATCCAGTCGTCTGCATTGTGATATTGCAGCTTCAACCGGAGTTCATAACGGCGAGGCAGTTATTAAACAACTTTTAGCCGGAGCCAAAGCAGTTCAAGTTTGTTCAGTATTATATAAAAATGGATTTGGAGAGATTAAAACCATGCTTTCAGTTATGGAGTCATGGATGGATAAACATGGATTCAAATCTATTGCTGATTTCAATGGACGCATGAGTATTAAAGAAACTGATAACCCAGCTGCTTATGAAAGAGTTCAGTTTATGAAATATTTTTCAGGAATAGAATGA